TAGATATAAATTACTTTTTTATCTCATGTTGCTTATCAATAAGTGAAATATAAAAAGTAGCAAGTTTTTCCTTGTTCTTATATATCATTATAATTAGGTTTAAAAACCACAAAGCCAAAAGATAGACCGAAAAGTTATTCAAATAGAGATATACTCCCACAATTGTAAAACCAAGTACTACCATAAAAGCATCCTCTTCAGTTGTTGTACGGCCACCATGTTTTAGCTTTTTCGCTATTAAAAAGAGCAAGGCAAGTACTACCGCATAGAAGAGAGAAACCCTAAAACGAGTTGTAGCACTCCACATTCCAAATGTAGTTGCAATGGATTTTCCTCCTTTAAATCTCAAAAAAGGTGAAAATGCATGGCCCAAGATGGGTGCAATTGCAGCAGGGATAATATATGACTTTGGAAGATATCCCTTTTCAACAAAATAAACAAGAGGAAAATAACCTTTTGCAAAATCGAGGAATACTCCCAAAAGTCCAATTTTAACTCCAGCTACCTGAATTAGGTTAAAAGCTCCTGGATTTCCGTCGCCAACCGCTGTTATATCCTTTTTAACAAGCTTTCCAAGCCAGTAGGAGAACATCAACGACCCACAGAAAAATTCCAAAAGAGTGATTGCAGCAAGCATTTTTATTTACCCCCTACTTTAATTTGTCTTCCTTTCCAGTAGACACTTCTAATAAACTTTACTTGATAAAAAGAGTACAAAATCATTAGTAAAAAATACGCAGTAGGAATAAAGTACAGTATAGGAAGTACAATGCCAAAATTACCTATATATATTTGGAGGTATAATATCTGAATAACATAAAGAATATAGCCTATTAAAAATTTAGTTGCTAAAGGATGATGAGTGTACAGCAAAATTGGTGTTAAGAAACCTGTTAAGACAAGTCCAAAAGTCCACAGGGCAATTAAAATGACTGTTTTTGTATTTAAAAGCTGCATGCTTAAGGCTGCACTTTTTGCAATTCCTTCCAGCTGGCTTTTCATTCCATTTGGGTACATTCTAAACGCAACAGCACCGTATCCTAAAAAATTTTCAACTCTAATGCCA
The DNA window shown above is from Caldicellulosiruptor owensensis OL and carries:
- a CDS encoding glycerol-3-phosphate acyltransferase codes for the protein MLAAITLLEFFCGSLMFSYWLGKLVKKDITAVGDGNPGAFNLIQVAGVKIGLLGVFLDFAKGYFPLVYFVEKGYLPKSYIIPAAIAPILGHAFSPFLRFKGGKSIATTFGMWSATTRFRVSLFYAVVLALLFLIAKKLKHGGRTTTEEDAFMVVLGFTIVGVYLYLNNFSVYLLALWFLNLIIMIYKNKEKLATFYISLIDKQHEIKK